A genomic region of Pseudoalteromonas piscicida contains the following coding sequences:
- a CDS encoding KamA family radical SAM protein, protein MQQTVKLQPAEAYQPPRFTVYQHRQIDKIEQLDKLPEHLRFQMKVVANVFPFRVNNFVIEELIDWDKVPNDPVFQLTFPQRGMLDDESYEQMADLLSREHTPEEVFNLATKIRQKLNPHPAGQMEKNVPEYEGERVDGIQHKYKETVLFFPSQGQYCHSYCTFCFRWAQFVGKATRFNNNDAELLHNYLAEHTEVTDLLMTGGDPMVMRTVKLRKYLEALKEPRFDHIRTIRIGTKSLTFWPFRYVTDPDAQELLTLLKELVDAGKHVSIMAHVNHKQELRTEVIREAIKLIRKTGAQIRTQAPLLNNINVDADMWADMWKEQTQLGMIPYYMFIERDTGAKRYFEIPLHKTWETFREAYKQVSGVSRTVRGPSMSAGPGKVEVSGVTEVAGEKVFVLRFIQARNPDWVQRPFFAKFDENAHWLDDLKPAFGEEKFFWQDEYDAM, encoded by the coding sequence ATGCAGCAAACCGTCAAATTGCAGCCAGCTGAAGCTTATCAGCCCCCTCGTTTTACTGTTTACCAACACCGCCAAATCGATAAGATAGAGCAACTGGATAAACTGCCTGAACATCTTCGCTTTCAAATGAAAGTTGTCGCCAATGTATTCCCTTTTCGCGTTAATAACTTTGTGATTGAAGAGCTCATCGATTGGGATAAAGTGCCTAACGACCCCGTTTTTCAGTTAACTTTCCCACAGCGTGGCATGCTGGATGACGAGTCATACGAGCAAATGGCCGACTTGTTAAGCCGCGAACATACACCAGAAGAAGTGTTTAACCTTGCAACCAAAATTCGTCAAAAGTTAAACCCGCACCCAGCTGGTCAAATGGAAAAAAATGTTCCTGAGTATGAAGGTGAACGCGTAGACGGCATCCAACACAAATATAAAGAAACCGTGTTGTTTTTCCCGTCTCAAGGACAATACTGCCACTCATATTGCACTTTCTGCTTCCGCTGGGCGCAGTTTGTTGGCAAAGCTACCCGATTTAACAATAACGACGCCGAGCTGCTCCACAACTACTTAGCCGAACACACTGAAGTGACCGATCTATTGATGACTGGTGGCGATCCTATGGTAATGCGCACCGTTAAATTGCGTAAATACCTTGAGGCACTAAAAGAGCCAAGGTTTGACCATATTCGTACCATCAGGATCGGCACTAAATCTCTCACTTTTTGGCCGTTTAGATACGTCACCGATCCAGATGCGCAAGAGTTGTTAACCTTGCTAAAAGAGTTGGTTGATGCCGGAAAGCATGTGTCAATCATGGCACACGTTAACCACAAACAAGAACTGCGTACTGAAGTCATACGTGAAGCGATTAAACTTATCCGCAAAACTGGCGCACAGATCAGAACACAAGCACCACTTTTAAATAATATAAACGTAGACGCTGATATGTGGGCTGACATGTGGAAAGAGCAAACGCAGCTTGGCATGATCCCCTACTACATGTTTATCGAGCGAGATACCGGCGCTAAGCGTTACTTTGAAATCCCGTTACACAAAACGTGGGAAACATTCCGTGAAGCTTATAAGCAAGTCTCTGGTGTGAGCCGCACAGTTCGAGGCCCTTCAATGAGTGCGGGTCCTGGTAAAGTTGAAGTGTCTGGCGTAACCGAAGTCGCGGGCGAAAAAGTATTTGTGCTGCGCTTTATTCAAGCACGAAACCCAGACTGGGTGCAGCGTCCGTTCTTTGCCAAGTTCGACGAAAATGCCCACTGGCTGGATGACTTAAAGCCTGCATTTGGGGAAGAAAAGTTCTTCTGGCAAGACGAGTACGACGCCATGTAA
- the bioA gene encoding adenosylmethionine--8-amino-7-oxononanoate transaminase, with amino-acid sequence MNNKYTIDIEFDRKHIWHPYTSMIDPLPVYPAARTFENKIELETGETLIDGMASWWSAVHGYGHPEIITAIKNQADTMSHVMFGGLTHQPAVELCKLLVELTPAPLNRVFLADGGSVSVEVAIKMAIQYWLSKGKKNKTQIMTAKKGYHGDTFAAMSVCDPVNSMHAMYQGFLPEQVFVDAPRSEFYGSQSQDELNALETAFAAHHEKVAAFIIEPIVQNAGGMNFYHPEYLKALRALCDKYEVLLILDEIATGFGRTGKMFACEHADIAPDIMCVGKALTGGNMTLAATLTTEEVALGISQGEAKVLMHGPTFMGNPLACAAAVASLTILKRQETMANIDRVASALNALERCLDLSAVTDVRVLGAIGVVEVERVVDVAKIQKFFIQHGVWIRPFGKLIYIMPPYITSNEDIESLIDAIYAAIEGEHF; translated from the coding sequence ATGAACAATAAATATACAATCGATATTGAATTTGATCGCAAGCATATATGGCACCCCTATACATCAATGATTGACCCTCTGCCCGTCTATCCAGCCGCAAGAACATTCGAGAACAAAATTGAGCTTGAAACCGGCGAAACTCTCATTGACGGTATGGCATCCTGGTGGAGTGCTGTGCATGGTTATGGTCATCCAGAAATAATCACGGCGATAAAAAATCAAGCTGACACGATGAGCCATGTTATGTTTGGGGGGCTAACTCATCAGCCTGCCGTGGAATTATGCAAACTACTCGTGGAGCTGACCCCAGCCCCACTTAATCGAGTATTCCTAGCGGACGGCGGCTCAGTCAGTGTTGAAGTTGCAATCAAAATGGCGATCCAATATTGGTTGAGTAAAGGCAAAAAGAATAAAACGCAAATAATGACAGCCAAAAAAGGCTATCACGGAGATACATTCGCGGCGATGAGCGTTTGCGACCCTGTGAATTCGATGCATGCCATGTACCAAGGCTTTTTACCTGAGCAAGTGTTTGTCGATGCCCCTAGAAGTGAGTTTTACGGCAGCCAAAGTCAAGATGAACTTAACGCGTTAGAAACCGCATTTGCTGCTCATCATGAAAAGGTCGCGGCATTTATCATCGAACCGATAGTACAGAATGCGGGCGGCATGAACTTCTACCATCCAGAATATCTCAAGGCGCTTCGAGCGCTATGCGATAAGTATGAGGTGCTACTGATTTTAGATGAAATTGCGACTGGATTTGGCCGTACAGGTAAAATGTTTGCCTGTGAACATGCAGATATCGCACCGGACATTATGTGTGTTGGTAAAGCACTTACTGGCGGAAACATGACGCTCGCGGCCACTTTGACAACAGAAGAAGTGGCTTTGGGTATTAGCCAAGGCGAAGCGAAAGTGTTAATGCACGGACCAACTTTTATGGGAAATCCGCTGGCATGTGCCGCCGCTGTAGCTAGTCTCACAATCTTAAAGCGTCAAGAAACAATGGCCAATATTGATCGAGTCGCGAGTGCGCTTAACGCACTCGAGCGCTGTCTTGATCTAAGTGCAGTCACAGATGTCAGAGTACTAGGTGCGATTGGCGTGGTGGAGGTAGAAAGGGTTGTTGATGTTGCAAAAATCCAAAAATTCTTCATACAACACGGTGTATGGATAAGGCCTTTTGGCAAGCTAATTTATATTATGCCGCCTTATATCACCTCAAATGAAGATATTGAATCACTCATTGACGCGATTTACGCTGCCATTGAAGGCGAACACTTCTAA
- a CDS encoding aminotransferase class I/II-fold pyridoxal phosphate-dependent enzyme, producing MSFEYIQSALAARHAEGLLRKRIVVEKASASRIQIADQQYINFASNDYLGLADSLEFNTLVCTEAGSRSSALVTGYLDIHRQLEDKLCSVLGYDAALLFPSGFAANTSVLKALFTPQEKQLSAAVFQDKLNHASLLDGGLAGCAKFVRFNHNNLTHLRSRLEKTKADSKLIVTEGVFSMDGDQAPVSEISVLAKSHSAWLMVDDAHAFGAVGAQGLGTIESGIKPEILVITFGKAMGCQGAAVLANHDVINYMMQFNREFIYTTALSPIMASVALCQLNRLLAASEARHKLQVNIDYFKWLVAQTNLSPIPSDTAIQPLVYGSSENVLAAQHKLKEKGLWVGAIRPPTVPQNTARLRITITAQHSHEDIDKLVSALVEGA from the coding sequence ATGTCGTTTGAGTATATTCAATCTGCCTTAGCAGCCCGTCACGCTGAAGGGTTGCTAAGAAAGCGCATTGTGGTTGAAAAGGCCTCTGCAAGTAGAATTCAAATTGCTGATCAGCAATATATTAACTTTGCCAGCAATGACTACCTGGGACTTGCAGACTCGTTGGAGTTTAATACGCTCGTATGCACTGAAGCCGGAAGCCGAAGTTCGGCGCTTGTTACGGGTTATCTTGATATTCACCGTCAGCTAGAAGATAAGCTTTGCAGCGTTTTGGGTTATGATGCAGCACTGTTGTTTCCAAGCGGTTTTGCTGCTAATACCAGTGTGTTAAAGGCATTGTTCACGCCCCAAGAAAAACAATTAAGCGCTGCGGTGTTCCAAGATAAGCTCAACCATGCCAGTCTGTTAGACGGTGGTTTAGCGGGCTGCGCTAAGTTTGTTCGCTTTAATCACAATAATTTGACGCACTTAAGGTCTCGATTAGAAAAAACCAAAGCCGACAGTAAACTCATTGTGACTGAAGGGGTGTTTTCTATGGATGGAGACCAAGCGCCAGTATCTGAAATCAGTGTGCTGGCTAAGTCTCATTCTGCGTGGCTCATGGTAGACGACGCTCATGCGTTTGGCGCTGTGGGAGCGCAAGGACTTGGCACGATTGAAAGCGGCATTAAACCTGAAATTTTGGTGATCACCTTTGGCAAAGCGATGGGCTGTCAAGGAGCTGCGGTATTAGCGAATCATGATGTGATAAATTACATGATGCAATTTAATCGTGAGTTTATCTATACAACAGCGTTGTCGCCTATTATGGCAAGCGTTGCATTATGCCAATTGAATAGGTTGCTTGCTGCATCTGAAGCGAGACACAAATTACAAGTAAACATCGACTATTTTAAGTGGTTAGTTGCACAAACTAACTTATCTCCCATTCCTAGTGATACGGCCATACAGCCTCTGGTGTATGGTAGCAGTGAAAATGTATTAGCGGCGCAACATAAACTTAAGGAAAAGGGGCTTTGGGTTGGCGCTATTAGGCCACCAACTGTGCCGCAAAATACCGCACGATTGCGAATAACAATAACGGCACAGCACAGTCACGAAGATATAGACAAATTGGTTTCGGCCTTAGTGGAGGGAGCATGA
- the bioB gene encoding biotin synthase BioB yields the protein MELGALRHDWTHEEVKTLFTMPFNDLLFYAASIHRKNFNPNEVQISTLLSIKTGACPEDCKYCPQSGHYKTDLERERLMEVEKVVTQAKLAKEKGATRFCMGAAWSDPKDRDMPYIAKMVKEVKELGLETCMTLGKLDNQKAHTLREAGLDYYNHNLDTSPEYYEQIITTRTYQDRLDTLDHVRDAGMKVCSGGIVGMGEQASDRYGLLIQLANLPKQPESVPINMLVKVKGTPLENVDDLDHFEFIRTIAVARIMMPHSYVRLSAGRTAMNEQMQSMCFFAGANSIFYGDKLLTTENPEADADMNLIRKLGMNPEKREDYSDEAYEASLSSAIADKATSELFYEAN from the coding sequence ATGGAATTAGGCGCGCTAAGACACGATTGGACACATGAAGAAGTAAAAACACTGTTCACCATGCCTTTTAACGACTTACTTTTTTATGCAGCAAGTATTCATCGCAAAAACTTCAATCCCAATGAAGTTCAAATCTCCACTTTGCTGTCTATCAAAACGGGTGCCTGTCCTGAAGATTGCAAATACTGCCCACAGTCAGGTCATTACAAAACGGATCTTGAACGTGAGCGTTTGATGGAAGTGGAAAAGGTTGTAACTCAAGCTAAGTTGGCGAAAGAAAAGGGCGCGACGCGTTTTTGTATGGGTGCCGCTTGGTCTGATCCAAAAGACAGAGATATGCCTTACATCGCCAAAATGGTGAAAGAAGTTAAAGAGCTAGGCCTAGAAACCTGTATGACTTTGGGTAAACTGGATAATCAAAAAGCGCACACGCTAAGAGAAGCGGGCCTTGATTATTACAACCATAATTTGGACACCTCGCCTGAATACTACGAGCAAATTATCACGACAAGAACTTACCAAGACAGACTCGATACCCTTGATCACGTCAGAGATGCAGGAATGAAAGTGTGTTCTGGTGGTATTGTGGGAATGGGAGAGCAGGCATCGGATCGTTATGGCTTGCTGATCCAATTAGCAAACCTGCCAAAACAACCAGAAAGTGTGCCGATTAACATGCTTGTTAAAGTTAAGGGCACGCCACTTGAAAATGTTGATGACCTCGATCACTTTGAATTTATCCGTACTATCGCGGTTGCGCGTATCATGATGCCACACAGTTACGTGCGTTTATCTGCAGGTAGAACGGCAATGAATGAACAGATGCAGTCTATGTGTTTCTTCGCTGGCGCTAACTCAATTTTCTATGGTGATAAGCTATTAACCACGGAAAACCCGGAAGCAGACGCCGATATGAATCTCATCAGAAAACTTGGGATGAACCCTGAAAAACGTGAAGATTATTCGGATGAGGCCTATGAGGCATCGTTAAGCTCTGCAATTGCAGACAAAGCGACATCAGAGCTATTTTACGAAGCCAACTAA
- a CDS encoding helix-turn-helix transcriptional regulator gives MQKLIEITQAISKEKELLPFSIYRSSEEQHILNVPIIKPLLILILSGTKILGRENEINCPSGSFVFLSNTPKITMRNIPNNVTYYALLFEFDYSDFNFLSHRKPNLKTYFQGQIEKRLEQTIQQFVEWSTYSPPSLWYLRRQEMLQVLLSLGFDQVAGVIEPPTLSHKVYEIIRDQVSIDMSAKTLSSMLALSESTFRRKLSAEGNSLQAIKDSVKLGHGLHLIQTSYEPIGLIAEKCGYSSSSRFTDRFKQLYGLTPSALRKTRMSDSGE, from the coding sequence ATGCAGAAACTCATCGAAATCACACAGGCAATTAGTAAGGAAAAAGAACTCCTACCTTTTTCCATCTATCGCTCGTCCGAAGAGCAACATATATTGAATGTGCCTATTATAAAGCCACTTTTGATCTTGATATTATCTGGCACTAAGATTCTAGGTAGAGAAAACGAGATTAATTGCCCTTCAGGTAGTTTTGTTTTTCTTTCAAATACGCCAAAAATCACAATGAGGAACATACCGAATAATGTGACTTACTATGCCTTGTTATTTGAGTTTGATTATTCAGATTTTAATTTTCTTTCTCACAGAAAACCTAATCTTAAAACTTATTTCCAAGGACAAATTGAGAAGAGGCTAGAGCAAACTATTCAGCAGTTTGTCGAATGGTCGACATACTCTCCCCCGAGCTTGTGGTATCTCCGTCGTCAGGAGATGCTTCAAGTATTACTTTCATTGGGTTTTGATCAGGTTGCAGGGGTTATCGAGCCTCCTACTTTAAGTCATAAAGTATATGAAATTATTCGCGACCAAGTTTCGATCGACATGAGCGCTAAGACTTTGTCATCCATGTTAGCACTCAGCGAATCAACTTTTCGAAGAAAATTGAGCGCCGAAGGAAACAGCCTACAAGCTATAAAAGATAGTGTGAAGCTGGGTCATGGTTTGCACTTAATTCAAACCAGTTACGAGCCAATTGGTTTGATTGCAGAAAAGTGTGGATATTCCTCTTCATCACGTTTTACCGATAGATTCAAACAGCTTTACGGCCTAACCCCCTCAGCACTGCGGAAAACGAGGATGAGCGATTCAGGCGAATAA
- a CDS encoding IS110 family RNA-guided transposase, protein MQITTISIDIAKNIFHFIGCNLSNKIVVKKAIKRRQLLTYLAQMPNCKLVMEACGTSNYWGREISQLGFQVELIPPQHVKPFLTGNKNDYNDAYAILIASQQAHIRSVPVKTLEQQDSQTIHKVRELAIGQRTALSNQIRGLLLEYGIAITKGIENVRKEVAALLGEERVLTASFKQVLSQLYKLLQVLDESIETYNQQIKEQVKNNEICVNLQSIPGIGPIVASSYFNEVGNGSGYTKGRDVSASLGLVPKQRSTGGKSVLLGISKRGNRYLRCLLIQGAKSVVSRAKYKTDQLSLWINRLVQTRGHNKACVAYANKMARVAWAITVSKEAYQAR, encoded by the coding sequence ATGCAGATTACAACAATCAGTATCGACATCGCAAAAAATATTTTTCATTTTATTGGATGTAACCTATCCAATAAGATTGTAGTAAAGAAAGCTATTAAACGTCGTCAACTACTGACTTATTTGGCACAAATGCCAAATTGTAAATTAGTCATGGAAGCGTGTGGAACCTCTAATTATTGGGGTCGTGAAATTAGCCAATTAGGTTTTCAAGTTGAGCTCATACCACCACAACACGTGAAGCCATTTTTGACGGGGAATAAAAATGATTACAACGATGCGTATGCAATTTTAATTGCATCACAGCAGGCACATATTCGCTCAGTTCCAGTGAAAACATTAGAGCAGCAAGATAGTCAAACAATCCATAAAGTGAGAGAGCTTGCAATTGGTCAACGAACAGCACTGAGTAATCAAATTCGAGGTTTGCTACTTGAGTACGGCATTGCCATTACTAAAGGTATCGAAAATGTTCGCAAAGAAGTGGCTGCTTTGTTAGGTGAGGAGCGAGTATTGACCGCGAGCTTTAAACAAGTGCTTAGCCAACTCTATAAACTCCTACAAGTGCTTGATGAAAGTATTGAAACGTACAATCAACAGATAAAAGAGCAAGTTAAAAACAATGAGATATGCGTCAATTTACAGAGTATTCCGGGCATAGGGCCAATAGTTGCAAGTAGTTACTTTAACGAAGTGGGGAATGGTAGTGGTTATACAAAAGGGCGAGATGTTTCAGCCTCATTAGGTCTCGTGCCCAAGCAACGTAGTACGGGTGGAAAATCAGTTTTGCTCGGGATAAGTAAGCGTGGTAATCGATATTTGAGATGTTTACTTATTCAAGGGGCGAAATCGGTTGTATCGAGAGCAAAGTATAAAACAGACCAACTGAGTCTTTGGATAAATCGACTTGTACAAACGCGAGGGCATAATAAAGCCTGTGTCGCTTATGCCAATAAAATGGCTAGAGTGGCCTGGGCAATTACAGTATCAAAAGAGGCATATCAAGCAAGATAA
- a CDS encoding hemolysin-type calcium-binding region, translating into MLKASLTTLGLLSTLLSTYTYADSCPGQVFGINAGRGDIGILFGLDEGAGQASANSLAAFSSAALAYDTSSARWYYASAPRPIDYKVDTSHLNLPADADIPIEGKKHRYIQLAYFDGTSHTIVGRTAYLVGLAYDSTNDRLIGTSYDSIYSIDKNTGDATKLSDLPSLAGKYRGDLEFYNGRLILVTSAAVYQVNTNDFSVTKLSDHDLTAVTGASLNSNGELIISRVIINDAGHTNKSAIYKLNPDTGSTCYINTLPIRVNDLAYNPNGSSTCYTVSGCGGTPTPPSPPSFTLTSIENTVYEGSTLSYQITLSKAFEQDVSFSVAVNDVTTQSNDYVAPSTSLVIPAGSTTATIQIATIDDAEYTGDRELSLSVTGASNTSGNETLSGNILDNETACVPDNYTRINYAFVREDSLFNNDWGIKVNGQYIKLLDEYGSAGSYDILQGQSFTYVLAIDGNSNTLSTKYQVSGTNQRWEDQNDNDYNDFEVSVTTQTIQKGCN; encoded by the coding sequence ATGTTAAAAGCATCACTCACAACACTTGGTTTACTCTCAACATTACTTTCCACATACACCTATGCAGATAGTTGCCCAGGTCAGGTTTTTGGTATTAACGCTGGCCGCGGCGATATTGGTATTTTGTTTGGCCTAGATGAAGGTGCAGGACAAGCCAGCGCCAATAGTTTAGCCGCTTTTAGTTCGGCTGCACTCGCCTATGATACTAGCAGTGCACGTTGGTACTATGCATCCGCACCAAGGCCAATCGACTATAAAGTTGATACCAGTCATCTAAACTTACCAGCTGACGCAGATATTCCCATTGAAGGTAAAAAACATCGCTATATTCAACTAGCATATTTTGATGGAACCTCTCATACCATTGTCGGTAGAACGGCTTATTTGGTGGGATTGGCATATGACAGCACAAACGATAGACTCATTGGAACGAGTTACGATTCTATTTACAGCATAGATAAAAACACAGGCGACGCAACTAAGCTCTCGGACCTCCCCTCATTGGCGGGAAAATACCGCGGCGATCTTGAGTTTTATAATGGTCGCTTAATCCTAGTCACTAGTGCAGCCGTTTACCAAGTTAATACCAATGACTTTTCTGTGACTAAATTATCTGATCACGACCTAACTGCCGTTACAGGGGCAAGCCTTAATAGTAACGGAGAGCTTATTATCAGTCGCGTTATCATTAATGACGCCGGACACACCAACAAAAGCGCGATTTATAAGCTAAACCCTGATACAGGAAGCACATGTTATATCAATACATTACCAATACGAGTAAATGACCTCGCATATAACCCAAATGGTAGCAGTACATGCTATACCGTTTCTGGTTGCGGCGGCACACCAACCCCTCCTTCGCCACCTTCTTTTACGTTAACGAGTATTGAAAACACGGTTTATGAAGGAAGTACCCTTAGCTATCAAATTACCTTAAGTAAGGCCTTCGAGCAGGACGTCAGCTTTTCGGTGGCGGTCAATGATGTGACAACGCAATCAAATGACTACGTAGCACCATCTACTTCATTGGTAATACCTGCGGGCAGCACAACTGCTACCATTCAAATAGCAACAATAGATGATGCTGAGTACACTGGCGATCGGGAACTCTCTTTGAGCGTAACAGGCGCGAGCAATACCTCAGGCAATGAAACCCTATCGGGAAACATACTCGACAATGAAACCGCATGTGTGCCTGACAACTACACGCGGATTAATTACGCGTTCGTCAGAGAAGACTCATTATTCAATAATGACTGGGGTATCAAAGTAAATGGCCAGTATATTAAATTGCTTGATGAATACGGAAGTGCCGGCAGCTATGACATCCTTCAAGGACAATCCTTTACCTATGTGCTCGCTATTGATGGTAACAGCAATACACTATCAACCAAGTACCAAGTCTCAGGTACCAACCAACGTTGGGAAGATCAAAACGATAATGATTACAATGACTTTGAGGTCAGTGTGACAACACAAACCATTCAAAAAGGTTGTAACTAA
- a CDS encoding YbhB/YbcL family Raf kinase inhibitor-like protein, whose product MKLSIKLFSGMLSLLFISTSTLADSFTLSSTDISHGTFMKSSHEFQGFGCSGENRSPQLSWSNAPAGTQAFAVTVYDPDAPTGSGWWHWQLVNIPKGVSTLPTGAGDVNKNQTPKGSFNIVNDYGFAGFGGACPPEGHGAHRYQFTVHALSKKLELPENASGALVGYMINAHSLGSSTIEALYKR is encoded by the coding sequence ATGAAATTATCAATCAAATTATTCAGTGGCATGTTGTCATTACTATTTATTTCAACTTCGACTTTAGCTGACTCATTTACACTCAGTAGTACTGATATAAGCCATGGAACGTTTATGAAGTCTTCCCATGAATTTCAGGGCTTCGGTTGCAGCGGTGAGAATAGGTCTCCTCAATTATCATGGAGTAATGCTCCGGCTGGTACACAAGCTTTCGCAGTTACCGTATATGATCCAGACGCACCAACAGGCAGCGGTTGGTGGCACTGGCAGTTAGTTAACATTCCCAAAGGTGTATCCACTTTACCTACTGGAGCTGGTGACGTGAATAAAAACCAAACGCCTAAAGGCAGTTTTAATATCGTCAACGATTACGGTTTTGCCGGCTTTGGTGGTGCTTGTCCTCCCGAGGGTCATGGTGCACATAGGTATCAATTTACAGTGCATGCTTTATCTAAGAAGTTGGAGTTGCCTGAAAACGCTTCTGGAGCATTGGTAGGGTATATGATTAACGCTCATTCACTGGGCTCGAGCACCATCGAAGCTCTCTATAAACGTTAA
- the bioD gene encoding dethiobiotin synthase: protein MNQAYFVTGTDTEVGKTYISTLLLKLLAKHGKKAFGFKPIAADAEEAFGELVNVDAISLMEAATVHGTYEQVNPFCFAPPIAPHIAAKQVNVDITVDKLHERFSEIQQLGAEYILCEGAGGWALPINDNEYLYDWVARAQLPVILVVGMKLGCLNHAFLTAESIKQKGLNLVGWIANQIDPEMSVFEENLESLKLRLDCPLLATAPYSEGTPKLQLRSALLELFELKSGTS, encoded by the coding sequence ATGAATCAAGCATATTTTGTAACTGGGACCGACACTGAAGTAGGTAAAACTTATATTTCTACTCTATTACTGAAACTGTTAGCCAAGCACGGCAAAAAGGCTTTTGGCTTTAAGCCGATTGCGGCAGATGCTGAAGAGGCATTTGGTGAACTAGTGAACGTTGATGCTATCAGTTTAATGGAAGCTGCGACGGTGCACGGTACTTACGAGCAAGTGAACCCATTTTGTTTTGCACCACCAATTGCCCCGCATATTGCAGCCAAACAGGTAAATGTTGACATTACAGTCGATAAGCTACACGAGCGCTTTAGTGAAATTCAGCAACTGGGCGCTGAGTATATATTATGTGAAGGTGCAGGTGGCTGGGCACTGCCCATTAACGACAATGAATATCTGTATGATTGGGTCGCCAGAGCACAACTTCCCGTTATATTAGTGGTTGGCATGAAGCTTGGATGTTTGAATCATGCGTTTTTAACGGCAGAATCTATCAAGCAAAAAGGGTTGAATTTGGTGGGGTGGATAGCAAATCAGATTGACCCTGAGATGTCTGTATTTGAAGAAAACCTTGAAAGTTTAAAGCTTCGCCTAGACTGCCCGCTGCTTGCAACAGCGCCTTACAGTGAGGGCACACCAAAGCTACAGCTTCGCTCAGCGTTACTCGAGTTGTTTGAGCTTAAATCGGGCACCAGTTAA
- a CDS encoding methyltransferase domain-containing protein, with the protein MSKAQNTQTAKCFSKAAQSYSQHANVQKQAADVLFSRLTQQNSELGAVRMFPRLLDLGCGPHENFHRLNAFTNHYVGADLSLAMLASAENTTNSVCCDMDKLAIQSNCIDLVFSNFAIQWSNSPQALFAQLYEVLKKEGRVLLSSVLDGSLNEINSAWRAIDQCGHINSFYSLSTLKSFALQAGFEVTWADEALLIDSYDTPIKALRSVKNIGANDVKAASRRQGLLGKSAYAQLLSSYPESENGFDVSYQVGFLELRK; encoded by the coding sequence ATGAGCAAAGCACAAAATACGCAAACAGCAAAGTGCTTTTCAAAAGCCGCGCAATCATACTCTCAACACGCTAACGTACAAAAACAGGCCGCAGATGTACTCTTTTCACGTTTAACACAGCAAAATAGCGAGCTTGGTGCGGTGCGTATGTTTCCTAGGTTGCTCGATTTAGGATGCGGGCCACATGAAAACTTTCATAGATTAAACGCCTTCACGAATCATTATGTTGGAGCGGATCTTAGCTTGGCGATGTTGGCAAGCGCTGAAAATACGACAAATAGTGTTTGCTGTGATATGGATAAACTCGCTATTCAGTCAAATTGTATCGACTTAGTCTTTAGTAATTTTGCAATTCAGTGGTCTAATTCCCCACAAGCGTTGTTTGCGCAATTGTATGAAGTACTAAAAAAAGAAGGACGAGTGTTGCTAAGCTCCGTGCTAGACGGCTCGTTAAACGAAATCAATAGCGCATGGCGAGCCATCGATCAATGTGGCCATATCAATTCATTTTATTCGCTGTCTACACTTAAATCCTTTGCGCTACAGGCCGGATTCGAAGTGACTTGGGCGGATGAAGCGTTATTAATTGATAGTTATGACACGCCAATAAAGGCGTTGCGCTCGGTAAAAAATATCGGTGCCAACGATGTAAAAGCAGCTTCTCGTCGACAAGGTTTGTTAGGCAAATCAGCCTACGCTCAGCTGTTGAGCAGCTACCCTGAGAGTGAAAATGGTTTTGATGTAAGTTATCAAGTCGGGTTTTTGGAGTTAAGGAAATGA